One genomic segment of Clostridium estertheticum subsp. estertheticum includes these proteins:
- the ygeW gene encoding knotted carbamoyltransferase YgeW, with product MVDIKVLMEGLEKLDYQNMYNNDFLLTWEKTDDEIKAVFTVSDILREMREENISTRIFDSGLGISLFRDNSTRTRFSFASACNLLGLEVQDLDEGKSQVAHGETVRETANMISFMADVIGIRDDMYIGKGNAYMREVASAVQDGYKDGILEQRPTLVSLQCDIDHPTQCMADALHIINKFGGIENLKGKKIAMSWAYSPSYGKPLSVPQGVIGLLTRFGMDVVLAHPEGYEVMSEVEEIAMKNAIKSGGSFTKTNSMEEAFKDADIVYPKSWAPFVAMEKRTDLYSKGDQAGIDLLEKELLAQNANHSDWQCTEELMSTTKNGEALYLHCLPADISGVSCEVGEVEASVFDRYRTPLYKEASYKPYIIAAMIFLSKVKSPQKTLDTLINSKNGRFLG from the coding sequence ATGGTAGACATCAAAGTGTTAATGGAAGGTTTAGAAAAATTAGATTATCAAAACATGTACAATAATGATTTCTTATTGACCTGGGAAAAAACAGACGATGAGATTAAGGCAGTATTTACTGTGTCTGATATACTTCGTGAAATGAGAGAAGAAAATATTTCAACACGGATTTTTGATAGTGGACTTGGAATTTCGTTATTCCGTGACAATTCTACTCGTACAAGATTTAGTTTTGCTTCTGCTTGTAATCTTTTAGGCCTTGAAGTTCAAGATCTTGATGAAGGAAAATCTCAAGTTGCTCATGGTGAGACAGTAAGAGAAACTGCTAACATGATTTCTTTCATGGCTGACGTTATTGGTATCCGTGATGATATGTATATTGGAAAAGGCAATGCTTATATGCGTGAAGTGGCGAGTGCTGTACAAGATGGTTATAAAGACGGCATTTTAGAGCAACGCCCAACGCTTGTTAGTTTACAATGTGATATAGATCACCCTACTCAATGTATGGCTGATGCTCTTCATATTATAAATAAATTTGGAGGTATTGAAAATTTAAAAGGCAAAAAAATAGCTATGTCTTGGGCATATTCTCCATCCTATGGTAAGCCACTTTCAGTTCCTCAAGGTGTAATTGGATTATTAACTCGTTTTGGAATGGACGTAGTTCTTGCACACCCAGAAGGTTATGAAGTTATGAGTGAAGTCGAAGAAATTGCAATGAAAAATGCAATAAAATCTGGTGGTTCATTTACAAAAACAAATTCTATGGAGGAAGCATTTAAAGACGCGGACATAGTATATCCTAAAAGCTGGGCTCCTTTTGTTGCTATGGAAAAACGTACAGATTTATATTCAAAGGGTGACCAGGCTGGTATAGATTTACTTGAAAAAGAATTACTTGCACAAAATGCTAACCATAGTGATTGGCAATGCACTGAGGAACTTATGAGCACAACAAAGAATGGAGAAGCACTTTATCTTCACTGTCTACCAGCTGATATCTCTGGAGTTAGTTGCGAAGTTGGAGAAGTTGAAGCTTCCGTATTTGATCGTTACCGCACACCACTTTATAAAGAAGCTAGCTATAAACCTTATATAATAGCGGCTATGATATTCCTAAGTAAGGTTAAAAGCCCACAGAAAACACTTGATACACTTATAAATTCAAAGAACGGAAGATTTTTGGGGTAA
- a CDS encoding NTP transferase domain-containing protein, with translation MTIPTQSDNSEKRQKTTGGIIVATGWSSGENEPHPLLKMGSITAVKRIVLTFQQVGISPIVIVIGYEAEKIEHDLADYGVIFLLDEKYETSQMFDSAKIGLSYLLNKCDQIIFNPVSILMFTPETIKKMMECGKNLLSPSYHGKTGHPLLISSELIPKILKYNGNTGMRGAIKNIGVERQWIDIDDEGILHDADDIDRSNELLKKHNQLILHPFVRISIEKEFMFFNSKTKLLLILIEDTQSVRNACKHIALSYSKAWNMLNELEQELGYTVVERKQGGRNGGKTYLTKEGTEFLKKYQQFEQNVRKYAKDEFIRLF, from the coding sequence TTGACAATACCTACACAGAGTGATAATTCTGAAAAAAGACAAAAGACAACAGGTGGCATAATTGTTGCAACAGGTTGGTCATCAGGAGAAAATGAACCACATCCATTACTAAAAATGGGTTCAATCACTGCAGTAAAAAGGATTGTTCTAACCTTTCAACAAGTTGGAATATCCCCAATTGTGATTGTTATTGGGTACGAGGCTGAAAAAATTGAACATGACCTGGCTGATTATGGCGTTATATTTTTGCTAGATGAGAAGTATGAAACTTCACAAATGTTTGATTCTGCAAAAATCGGACTATCTTATTTACTAAATAAATGTGATCAGATAATATTTAATCCTGTAAGCATTCTTATGTTTACACCTGAGACCATTAAAAAAATGATGGAATGTGGAAAAAATTTACTTTCACCATCTTATCATGGAAAAACTGGCCATCCCCTTTTAATATCTTCAGAATTAATTCCAAAAATATTAAAATACAATGGAAATACTGGAATGCGAGGTGCCATTAAAAATATTGGGGTTGAAAGGCAATGGATTGATATAGACGATGAAGGTATTCTTCATGATGCGGATGATATTGATCGCTCAAATGAACTTTTAAAAAAACATAATCAACTTATCTTGCATCCTTTTGTTAGAATAAGCATTGAAAAAGAATTTATGTTTTTTAATTCTAAAACAAAATTACTTTTGATTTTAATAGAGGATACACAATCTGTACGGAATGCATGCAAACATATTGCATTGTCTTATAGTAAAGCATGGAATATGCTAAATGAGCTTGAACAGGAATTAGGTTATACCGTAGTTGAAAGAAAACAAGGTGGCAGAAATGGTGGAAAAACATATTTGACAAAAGAGGGCACTGAATTTTTAAAAAAGTATCAGCAATTTGAGCAAAATGTACGCAAGTACGCAAAAGATGAATTTATCAGATTATTTTAG
- the xdh gene encoding selenium-dependent xanthine dehydrogenase, translating to MFTLNVNGKDSVCNTDKPLLSYLRDDLRITSAKDGCSEGVCGTCTVLIDGKAVKACVQKVSKFVGKHILTVEGLTPREKEVYEHCFAEAGAVQCGFCIPGMIICAKALLDTNLSPTRIDVKGAINGNICRCTGYKKIEEAILMAAKYIRDNLQIPASPSELKMAQRFKRVDAAEKINGTGIFVDDIELPGMIYAKAVHSKYPRAIINKIDISKAAAHPDCVKILLANDVPINVIGHIKQDWDVLMAEGETTRYVGDALALVATYHKDKLDEVCQLVEVDYTELKPITSPTDALKADSPLIHADGNIMSRAILQRGNAAEAIKNSKYVVTKKYRTPPQEHGFMEPECAIAMPEGKNGILLYSGSQSVYDEQREISNMLQIPKDKVHCHSQLVGGGFGGKEDMSVQHHAALMAWHTKKPVKVKFTRQESLDYHTKRHPMDIEFTLACDENGYLTAMKGFIIADTGAYASLGGPVLERACTHAAGPYNYQNIDILGMSVYTNNVVSGAFRGFGATQSCFATENNINLLAEMVGITPWEIRYRNAIRPGQILPNGQVADESVAMAECLEAIKDVYESSPYAGLAIALKNSGTGVGNKDIGRCILSIEDGKVHIRTSAACMGQGIAIMCTTVLCETTGLDPALIIHERADTVRTPNAGTSTASRQTVITGEAIRRGSEKLKVELDKGLTLSDLEGQEFYGEYSAKTDRMGAIKENPISHVSYSYGAQVVILNKDGKVEKVVAAFDVGTPVNIQSVEGQIEGGIVMGLGYAMTEEFKVEEGYPKTKLGTLGLMRAKDAPKLEVILVHAKGKIPETYGAKGCGELCLIPTAPACSHAYYRLDGKLRTQLPLKDTFYKKSKNK from the coding sequence ATGTTTACCTTAAATGTCAATGGCAAAGATTCAGTTTGTAATACTGACAAACCTTTATTATCTTATTTAAGAGATGATTTAAGAATTACTTCTGCAAAAGATGGATGCAGTGAAGGCGTATGTGGAACATGTACTGTTTTAATAGATGGAAAAGCGGTGAAAGCTTGTGTACAAAAGGTTTCTAAATTTGTAGGAAAACATATTTTAACAGTTGAAGGCTTAACTCCTCGCGAAAAAGAAGTTTATGAACATTGTTTTGCAGAGGCTGGTGCAGTTCAGTGTGGTTTTTGCATTCCTGGAATGATAATTTGTGCAAAAGCATTACTTGATACCAATTTAAGTCCAACAAGAATAGATGTGAAAGGAGCAATTAATGGCAACATTTGTCGTTGTACTGGTTATAAGAAAATTGAAGAAGCTATTTTAATGGCAGCAAAATATATAAGAGATAATCTTCAAATACCAGCCTCTCCAAGTGAATTGAAAATGGCACAAAGATTTAAACGTGTTGATGCAGCTGAAAAAATAAATGGAACAGGCATTTTTGTAGATGACATTGAATTACCTGGTATGATTTATGCAAAAGCCGTTCATTCTAAATATCCAAGAGCTATTATAAACAAAATTGATATTAGCAAAGCCGCGGCTCACCCAGACTGTGTGAAAATTTTACTAGCTAACGATGTTCCGATTAATGTTATTGGGCATATAAAACAAGACTGGGATGTACTTATGGCTGAAGGTGAAACTACCAGGTATGTAGGAGATGCACTGGCCCTGGTAGCAACATACCATAAAGATAAACTGGATGAAGTATGCCAATTGGTTGAAGTTGACTACACTGAATTGAAACCGATTACGTCACCAACTGATGCTTTAAAGGCGGATTCACCTTTAATTCATGCTGATGGAAACATTATGAGCCGTGCTATCCTTCAACGTGGAAATGCAGCAGAGGCAATTAAAAATTCTAAATATGTAGTAACAAAAAAATATCGAACGCCACCTCAAGAACATGGATTTATGGAACCTGAGTGTGCAATCGCTATGCCTGAAGGAAAAAATGGAATCTTGCTATACTCAGGTTCACAGTCTGTGTATGATGAACAACGTGAAATATCAAATATGCTTCAAATCCCTAAAGATAAAGTACATTGTCATTCCCAACTTGTCGGAGGTGGCTTTGGTGGCAAGGAAGACATGAGTGTTCAACACCATGCAGCATTAATGGCATGGCATACTAAAAAACCAGTTAAAGTCAAATTCACAAGACAAGAAAGTTTAGATTATCATACTAAGCGTCATCCAATGGACATTGAGTTTACTCTAGCCTGCGATGAGAACGGTTATTTAACAGCAATGAAAGGTTTTATTATAGCGGATACAGGTGCATATGCATCTCTCGGTGGACCTGTATTAGAGAGAGCATGCACACATGCAGCTGGACCATACAATTACCAAAATATTGACATTCTAGGAATGTCAGTTTATACCAATAACGTTGTTAGTGGAGCTTTCAGAGGATTTGGCGCAACACAAAGTTGCTTCGCTACTGAAAATAATATTAACCTACTGGCAGAAATGGTAGGTATTACGCCTTGGGAAATCCGTTATCGTAATGCAATACGTCCTGGTCAAATATTACCAAATGGTCAAGTAGCAGATGAAAGTGTCGCTATGGCAGAATGTTTGGAGGCTATTAAAGATGTATACGAATCAAGTCCATATGCAGGTCTTGCTATAGCATTAAAAAATAGTGGAACAGGTGTAGGTAACAAGGACATTGGGCGTTGCATTTTATCCATCGAGGACGGTAAAGTTCATATTCGAACATCTGCTGCATGTATGGGTCAAGGTATTGCAATAATGTGCACTACTGTGCTTTGTGAAACAACTGGTTTAGACCCTGCTCTTATTATCCACGAAAGAGCCGATACTGTTCGTACACCTAATGCAGGAACTAGTACTGCTTCTAGGCAGACCGTAATTACTGGAGAAGCTATAAGGCGAGGGTCTGAAAAATTGAAAGTAGAATTAGATAAGGGATTAACGCTTAGTGATTTAGAGGGACAAGAATTTTATGGAGAATATTCTGCTAAAACAGATCGTATGGGTGCTATAAAAGAGAATCCGATTAGCCATGTAAGTTATAGTTATGGAGCTCAAGTTGTTATCCTAAATAAGGACGGAAAAGTTGAAAAAGTGGTTGCGGCATTTGATGTTGGAACACCAGTTAATATCCAATCTGTTGAAGGACAAATTGAAGGTGGCATAGTCATGGGACTTGGATATGCAATGACTGAGGAATTTAAAGTTGAAGAAGGTTATCCTAAAACAAAACTAGGTACATTAGGGCTTATGAGAGCAAAGGATGCTCCAAAGCTTGAGGTTATTCTTGTACATGCTAAAGGAAAAATCCCTGAAACTTATGGAGCCAAAGGTTGTGGTGAACTATGTTTGATTCCAACAGCTCCAGCATGTTCCCATGCTTATTACAGATTAGATGGCAAATTACGTACACAACTACCATTAAAAGATACATTTTATAAAAAGTCGAAGAATAAATAA
- a CDS encoding nucleotidyltransferase family protein: METNGIILVAGLSSRMGEFKPLLKIDGKTMIEHSVDSMLYSGVNQVIVVLGYRGEEIEVLLKSKYDTSRLVFTHNLRYAKTDMLASVKIGIAALNNCDAFYLLPGDMPAIDTKTFLKVKETMINSNAMIVFPTIDGNRKHPPLVSQSCINYILQFQGEGGLREVWKFFKNKIETIPVDDYGCTIDADTKADYHRIVNYMESKSNYKV, encoded by the coding sequence TTGGAAACTAATGGTATCATACTTGTTGCTGGTTTATCAAGTCGTATGGGAGAATTCAAACCACTTTTAAAGATAGATGGTAAAACTATGATTGAGCACAGCGTTGATAGTATGCTCTATTCTGGTGTAAATCAAGTCATTGTTGTATTAGGATATCGAGGTGAAGAAATTGAAGTTCTACTGAAAAGTAAATATGATACCTCTAGGTTAGTATTTACACATAACCTAAGATATGCAAAAACAGACATGTTAGCCTCTGTAAAAATTGGAATTGCGGCGCTTAATAACTGTGATGCATTTTATCTCCTTCCAGGAGATATGCCAGCAATTGACACTAAAACCTTTCTTAAGGTGAAGGAAACCATGATAAATAGTAATGCTATGATAGTATTTCCTACTATTGATGGGAACCGTAAACATCCACCCTTGGTTTCACAAAGTTGTATAAATTATATACTTCAGTTTCAAGGAGAAGGCGGTCTTCGCGAAGTTTGGAAATTTTTCAAAAATAAAATAGAAACAATTCCTGTAGATGACTACGGTTGCACCATTGATGCGGATACAAAAGCAGATTATCATAGGATTGTTAATTACATGGAGAGTAAGAGTAATTATAAAGTTTGA
- a CDS encoding xanthine dehydrogenase family protein molybdopterin-binding subunit, whose product MESISNSVKKKDHDTKISGRALYVDDQVMEDMNYGRLLHSAKAKARITNIILPQLPKGYFIVDKNDVPGINLVHIVLDDTPVFANDTVEYVGDPILMVVGPDLKKVDKILNEIVVVYEELVPILDMLKSDTVFFNYNFEKGDIDKALKEADHVFIETFQTGYQEQAYLETQGMIAYPHDGRITVRGSMQCPYYIKGAVSKAMGYEDKDVQIIQDVTGGGFGGKEAFPSILACQIAVAAKKANKPVKIIFDRREDMEYTSKRHPSISTYKVAIKDNRITGMDIDVMFNGGAYTTLSAVVLQRGLICANGVYRIDNLRVAGRAMKTNTVPCGAYRGFGAPQTFFAVEMIMDHISKKMEIDSLELKEKYMVKQYDSTSTSGKYHFHVPLPEMIDRIDVLTDYRAKRELYKNQTGRYRKGIGLSMYYHGCGFTGSGERDLIKAVAKIRKNKDDTVDILASNADIGQGLKTTFCKIVADTLGISYDKVSNINPDTDLVPDSGPTVASRSLMTVGELLKRAAKRLKKEWKSGEEQIIEEHFVEPDFVIPFNIEKFRGDAYPTYSWSVNVIEVELDTLTATTKILGAWGIFDVGVPIDMNIIRGQMQGGFLQGIGYASMEQMDYNDKGMIRNNNLSDYTIPTSVDVPNLVTEIMNNPYTHGPYGAKGAGELPLVGAAPAYVEAMENALCENLYKAPFTTEDTMKVLQRGLK is encoded by the coding sequence ATGGAATCTATTAGTAATTCTGTAAAGAAAAAAGACCATGATACAAAAATAAGCGGTCGTGCACTTTATGTAGATGATCAAGTTATGGAGGATATGAATTATGGTAGACTATTACACTCCGCAAAAGCAAAGGCACGTATAACAAATATTATTCTTCCTCAATTACCAAAGGGTTATTTTATTGTTGACAAAAATGACGTACCAGGTATAAACCTCGTTCACATTGTTCTTGATGATACTCCTGTTTTTGCCAACGATACAGTAGAATATGTTGGTGATCCGATTTTGATGGTTGTCGGTCCAGATTTAAAAAAAGTAGATAAAATATTAAATGAAATTGTTGTTGTTTACGAAGAACTAGTACCAATTCTTGACATGCTTAAATCTGACACTGTTTTTTTTAACTATAACTTTGAAAAAGGAGATATAGATAAGGCCTTAAAAGAAGCTGATCATGTTTTCATAGAAACTTTTCAAACCGGTTACCAAGAACAGGCATATCTTGAAACACAAGGCATGATTGCTTATCCTCATGATGGACGAATTACCGTACGTGGTTCTATGCAGTGCCCCTACTATATAAAAGGTGCAGTTTCCAAAGCAATGGGTTATGAAGACAAGGATGTCCAAATTATTCAAGATGTTACTGGTGGTGGATTTGGTGGCAAAGAAGCCTTCCCATCAATTCTAGCCTGTCAAATTGCTGTAGCCGCAAAAAAAGCAAACAAACCAGTTAAAATAATTTTTGATAGACGAGAAGATATGGAATACACTTCAAAACGGCATCCATCTATTAGCACATATAAAGTAGCTATTAAGGACAATAGAATTACTGGAATGGATATTGATGTTATGTTTAATGGTGGAGCATATACCACACTTTCGGCTGTTGTTTTGCAGCGTGGTTTAATTTGTGCAAATGGTGTATATCGCATAGATAATCTTCGCGTTGCTGGGCGTGCTATGAAGACAAATACTGTGCCTTGCGGCGCATATCGTGGTTTTGGTGCACCTCAAACTTTCTTTGCAGTAGAAATGATCATGGATCATATCTCAAAAAAAATGGAGATCGATTCACTAGAACTTAAAGAAAAGTATATGGTTAAACAATATGATTCTACTTCTACAAGTGGAAAATATCATTTCCATGTGCCACTACCTGAAATGATAGATCGAATTGATGTTCTTACTGATTACCGTGCAAAACGAGAATTATATAAGAATCAAACTGGCAGATATCGCAAAGGTATCGGTCTGTCTATGTATTATCATGGATGTGGTTTTACTGGTAGTGGGGAGAGAGACCTCATTAAGGCTGTAGCAAAAATCAGGAAAAACAAGGATGATACAGTAGACATTCTCGCAAGCAACGCAGATATTGGTCAAGGCTTAAAAACTACCTTCTGTAAGATTGTTGCGGATACCCTCGGAATTTCTTACGATAAGGTATCAAATATTAATCCAGATACAGATCTTGTTCCAGACTCAGGTCCAACTGTTGCAAGCCGCTCGCTAATGACCGTTGGAGAATTACTTAAGCGTGCAGCGAAGAGGCTTAAGAAGGAATGGAAATCTGGAGAAGAACAAATTATAGAAGAACATTTTGTTGAACCTGATTTTGTAATCCCTTTTAATATAGAAAAATTCAGAGGAGATGCATATCCAACCTATTCATGGTCTGTAAATGTTATTGAAGTAGAATTAGACACACTTACAGCCACTACAAAAATTCTTGGAGCATGGGGCATTTTTGATGTTGGCGTTCCAATAGATATGAATATAATACGAGGACAGATGCAAGGTGGATTCCTTCAAGGTATTGGTTATGCCTCTATGGAACAAATGGATTACAATGATAAAGGCATGATTCGTAATAATAATTTAAGTGATTATACAATACCAACATCCGTTGATGTACCAAATCTTGTGACTGAAATAATGAATAATCCATATACCCACGGCCCATATGGAGCCAAAGGTGCAGGAGAACTTCCTCTCGTTGGAGCGGCTCCAGCTTATGTTGAAGCAATGGAAAATGCGCTTTGTGAAAACCTATATAAAGCTCCATTTACAACAGAAGATACCATGAAAGTACTACAAAGGGGGCTTAAATAA
- a CDS encoding (2Fe-2S)-binding protein, protein MIKFILNGKGITSIANANHRLLDVLRNEFHITGVKCGCKEGECGACSVILDGKLVNSCMVAMGSIEGSTVITIEGYRETKRFDVLSSAYSSVSVVQCGFCIPGMILASECILVKNPNPTEADIRDGISGNLCRCTGYNSIVNAIGIAAKEGKGLW, encoded by the coding sequence ATGATAAAGTTTATACTTAATGGAAAAGGTATTACATCCATTGCCAATGCAAATCATAGATTGCTGGATGTACTTCGAAATGAGTTTCACATAACTGGAGTAAAATGTGGCTGTAAAGAGGGAGAATGCGGTGCCTGCTCTGTCATTCTTGATGGAAAATTAGTTAACTCTTGCATGGTAGCTATGGGTAGCATAGAAGGAAGTACTGTTATTACCATTGAAGGTTATCGCGAAACGAAGCGTTTTGATGTTCTTAGTAGCGCATATTCATCTGTTAGTGTTGTCCAATGTGGATTTTGTATTCCTGGGATGATACTAGCGTCTGAATGTATCCTTGTCAAGAATCCAAATCCCACTGAAGCAGATATTCGTGATGGAATTTCTGGAAATCTTTGTAGATGCACCGGATATAATTCAATAGTTAATGCAATTGGTATTGCAGCAAAGGAGGGTAAAGGATTATGGTAA
- a CDS encoding FAD binding domain-containing protein — protein sequence MVNKYLPTSLTKALDILATEVVTPYAGGTDLMIKPDENVKYLFLNKVTEMKNIVEDDKYIRIGAACSFTDIIENKLIPSILKEASAEIAAPAIRNLGTVGGNICNGSAKADSALIFFLANCKLRLVSNNSERVIPITEFYLGKKKTCIHSDELLVEILMSKTGLNNYYYKKVGARNALAIARVSFAGVLNVENGKISNCSTAFGAVSDIIIRRADIDVMLVGKTIEEAKIVKEDYFKKYDQAILPIKGRISAEYRKTVCMNLLRDFLESNGI from the coding sequence ATGGTAAATAAATATCTGCCAACATCGCTTACTAAAGCATTAGATATCCTTGCAACTGAAGTCGTCACTCCTTACGCTGGAGGTACGGATTTAATGATTAAACCAGATGAAAATGTAAAATATTTGTTTCTTAATAAAGTAACTGAGATGAAAAACATTGTAGAAGATGATAAGTATATCCGTATTGGTGCTGCCTGCAGCTTTACTGATATTATTGAAAATAAACTTATACCTAGCATTCTAAAAGAAGCATCCGCAGAGATTGCAGCGCCAGCAATCCGTAACTTAGGTACTGTAGGTGGTAATATTTGCAATGGATCTGCTAAGGCTGATAGTGCATTAATCTTTTTCTTGGCGAACTGTAAATTACGCCTTGTAAGTAACAACAGTGAGCGTGTAATTCCAATTACTGAGTTCTACCTAGGTAAAAAAAAGACTTGCATTCATTCTGATGAACTACTAGTTGAAATTCTTATGAGTAAAACAGGTCTTAATAATTATTATTATAAGAAGGTCGGTGCAAGAAATGCTTTGGCTATCGCGAGAGTATCTTTTGCCGGAGTTCTTAATGTAGAAAATGGTAAAATTTCTAACTGCTCTACTGCATTTGGTGCAGTAAGTGATATTATCATAAGACGGGCTGATATCGATGTTATGCTTGTTGGCAAAACTATTGAAGAAGCTAAAATTGTAAAAGAAGATTATTTTAAAAAATATGATCAGGCGATTTTACCTATTAAAGGTAGAATTTCTGCTGAATACAGGAAAACTGTATGTATGAATTTACTTCGTGACTTTCTTGAAAGCAATGGAATTTAA
- a CDS encoding nucleobase:cation symporter-2 family protein produces MSKSKNVDIVKIDKINEMLPIAQLATLGLQHVLAMYAGAVAVPLIIGGAVGLTPAQLSLLVAADLFTCGIATLLQAIGIGSYVGIRLPAILGCTFAAVGPLIIIGKSLGMQTAYGSIMVAAIIVILIAPLYGKILKFFPTIVTGTVVTMIGLSLINVGVTSIGGGSQLLGSKDFASPRNLLLAGFVIIVVLLSNKYFKGFFQAISILNGIVLGTIAASFMGMVDFSQVANAKWISLVHPFNFGLPKFDLGSTIMMSFVMLVVMIESTGTYLGIGKVCGKDITQKDIVRGLRAEGIATFLGGIFNSFPYTTFNQNLGLLALSKVVSRFVVIASGIILIALGLIPKFAALATIVPQPVIGGATTIMFAMVAVAGIQMLAKVDFNRNSNMLVVACSIGIGLGITAVPTLFDQTPTIFKSIFGSGIVSASVVAVLLNAFMNHDDKNAHTDIKLSETNLDA; encoded by the coding sequence ATGTCGAAATCAAAAAATGTAGACATTGTAAAGATAGACAAAATAAATGAAATGCTTCCAATTGCTCAACTTGCTACGCTAGGCCTTCAGCATGTCCTTGCAATGTATGCAGGCGCAGTTGCTGTGCCTCTAATTATTGGTGGTGCTGTGGGTTTAACACCAGCCCAACTTTCACTTCTAGTGGCTGCTGACTTATTCACTTGTGGTATTGCGACACTATTACAAGCAATTGGAATAGGATCCTATGTAGGAATTAGGCTACCCGCAATTTTAGGTTGTACATTTGCAGCTGTTGGCCCACTAATCATTATAGGAAAAAGTTTAGGAATGCAAACTGCCTATGGCTCAATAATGGTCGCCGCAATCATAGTTATACTTATTGCACCATTATATGGTAAGATACTAAAGTTTTTTCCGACTATAGTTACGGGCACTGTTGTTACAATGATTGGTCTTTCCTTAATTAATGTTGGTGTGACTAGTATTGGTGGCGGTTCTCAACTTCTAGGATCAAAAGATTTCGCAAGTCCAAGAAATCTTCTACTTGCAGGCTTTGTAATAATCGTAGTTCTTCTTTCAAATAAATATTTCAAAGGATTTTTTCAGGCGATTTCTATTCTAAATGGAATAGTTTTAGGAACTATAGCCGCATCATTTATGGGAATGGTCGATTTTTCCCAGGTTGCAAATGCAAAGTGGATAAGTTTAGTACATCCTTTTAACTTTGGTTTGCCTAAATTTGATTTAGGTTCAACAATTATGATGAGTTTTGTAATGCTTGTAGTAATGATTGAATCAACAGGAACATACCTTGGTATAGGTAAAGTCTGTGGTAAGGATATTACACAAAAAGATATTGTACGTGGACTTCGTGCAGAAGGAATTGCAACATTTTTAGGTGGCATATTTAATTCCTTTCCTTATACCACATTCAATCAAAATTTAGGACTTTTGGCACTTAGCAAAGTAGTAAGCCGTTTTGTTGTTATCGCTTCTGGTATCATACTTATTGCGCTTGGCTTGATTCCTAAATTTGCAGCCTTAGCGACAATTGTTCCTCAACCAGTTATTGGTGGAGCTACAACTATAATGTTTGCAATGGTTGCAGTAGCTGGAATACAAATGCTTGCAAAAGTAGATTTTAATAGAAATTCAAATATGTTAGTTGTTGCCTGTTCTATTGGGATAGGCCTGGGAATAACTGCTGTACCTACCTTGTTTGATCAAACACCTACAATTTTTAAATCAATATTTGGTAGTGGCATAGTTTCTGCTTCAGTAGTTGCAGTGTTACTTAATGCTTTCATGAATCACGATGATAAAAATGCTCACACCGATATAAAACTCTCTGAAACAAATTTGGATGCATGA